The Urbifossiella limnaea genome has a window encoding:
- a CDS encoding ArnT family glycosyltransferase, whose product MPGWFRTRAADYAVLLCAAAVLTLPNLGVSSLWDVDEGVNAEAGREMREADSWVVPTFNFELRTQKPVMQYWLLRLSYAACGVSEFSARLPSVLCGWLTILLTYELARRMFGRGTGLLAGIVLASAIEFCVLAHAATPDATLLLFTVLTYLMFWVGHEAGGRGWWVPTAAACGLAALSKGPVGVAVPGLVFLLYFAWNGELRRLLDRRLGWALLTFLLVAGPWYGLVAAETRGAWPKAFFLNENVNRALTPMENHSGPIFYHAAALLVLFAPWSVVLCATLWYAAAEARVPAFVVRVWNAVPGLRRAWLTPSPRVLRRDPLPRGERVGAPDPHHGRALHRTPRPETDGVSPPSPLGGEGRGEARGVRGVTTHDGSQPPGDRANRYLLCWFLSYLTVFSLVSTKLPNYVLPLYPALAILTARFLVRWRDGLAVPRWLVFAAVVGVALVGVLFAAGLLVVAGTIPVPKLRTFPGLERWAVLGLIPLVGAAAMAWRLRLGDRHGFLVAMAASSVAFVAGVAAVVPAGMDPYKAPRGLVADARLDDPTRDLRVGGYDWFQPSVVFYAKREVSKLPGPHAAADFLAVPTPGYLLIPEPTWTQWVRPLTTAPHRVVARRFDFYRNCDVLVVTNEP is encoded by the coding sequence ATGCCGGGCTGGTTCCGAACCCGGGCCGCCGACTACGCCGTACTGCTGTGCGCCGCCGCGGTGCTGACGCTGCCGAACCTCGGCGTGTCGAGCCTGTGGGACGTGGACGAGGGCGTGAACGCCGAGGCCGGCCGCGAGATGCGTGAGGCCGACTCGTGGGTCGTGCCGACGTTCAACTTCGAGCTGCGGACGCAGAAGCCGGTGATGCAGTACTGGCTGCTGCGCCTCAGCTACGCGGCGTGCGGTGTCAGCGAGTTCTCGGCGCGGCTGCCGTCGGTGCTGTGCGGCTGGCTCACGATCCTCCTCACCTACGAACTGGCCCGGCGCATGTTCGGCCGCGGCACCGGCCTGCTGGCCGGAATCGTGCTCGCGTCGGCGATCGAGTTTTGCGTGCTGGCCCACGCCGCCACGCCGGACGCCACGCTGCTGCTGTTCACGGTGCTGACGTACCTGATGTTCTGGGTCGGCCACGAGGCCGGCGGCCGCGGCTGGTGGGTGCCGACGGCCGCCGCGTGCGGGCTGGCGGCCTTGTCGAAAGGCCCGGTCGGCGTGGCGGTGCCGGGGCTGGTGTTCCTCCTGTACTTCGCGTGGAACGGCGAGTTACGGCGGTTGCTGGACCGGCGGCTCGGGTGGGCGCTGCTGACGTTCCTGCTGGTGGCGGGGCCGTGGTACGGGCTGGTGGCGGCGGAGACGCGCGGGGCGTGGCCGAAGGCGTTCTTCCTGAACGAGAACGTGAACCGGGCGCTGACGCCGATGGAGAACCACAGCGGGCCGATCTTCTACCACGCGGCGGCGCTGCTGGTGTTGTTCGCGCCGTGGAGCGTCGTCCTGTGTGCGACGCTGTGGTACGCGGCGGCCGAAGCGCGGGTGCCGGCGTTCGTGGTTCGCGTGTGGAACGCAGTTCCAGGACTTCGTCGCGCGTGGTTAACCCCCTCACCCCGCGTGCTTCGCCGCGACCCTCTCCCCCGAGGGGAGAGGGTGGGCGCTCCCGACCCTCATCACGGGCGGGCATTGCACCGCACACCACGACCCGAAACGGATGGTGTCTCGCCACCCTCTCCCCTCGGGGGAGAGGGTCGCGGCGAAGCACGCGGGGTGAGGGGGGTAACCACGCACGACGGCAGCCAACCGCCGGGCGACCGCGCTAATCGTTACCTGCTCTGCTGGTTCCTCTCGTACCTCACCGTCTTCTCGCTCGTCTCGACGAAGCTGCCGAACTACGTCCTGCCGCTGTACCCGGCCCTGGCGATCCTCACCGCCCGCTTCCTCGTCCGCTGGCGCGACGGCCTCGCCGTGCCGCGCTGGCTCGTCTTCGCCGCCGTCGTCGGCGTCGCGCTTGTCGGCGTCCTGTTCGCCGCGGGGCTGCTCGTCGTCGCCGGGACGATCCCAGTCCCGAAGCTGCGGACGTTCCCCGGACTGGAGCGGTGGGCGGTCCTCGGACTGATTCCGCTGGTCGGCGCCGCCGCGATGGCGTGGCGCCTGCGGCTCGGCGACCGGCACGGGTTCCTGGTTGCGATGGCGGCTTCGTCCGTCGCATTCGTGGCGGGTGTGGCGGCGGTGGTCCCCGCCGGCATGGATCCGTACAAGGCGCCGCGCGGCCTCGTCGCCGACGCCCGCCTCGACGACCCGACCCGCGACCTCCGCGTCGGCGGGTACGACTGGTTCCAGCCGAGCGTGGTCTTTTACGCCAAGCGTGAGGTGTCGAAGCTGCCCGGCCCGCACGCCGCCGCCGACTTTCTCGCCGTGCCGACGCCCGGCTACCTGCTCATCCCCGAGCCGACCTGGACACAGTGGGTGCGGCCGCTGACGACCGCGCCGCATCGGGTCGTTGCCCGCCGGTTCGACTTCTACCGCAACTGCGACGTGCTGGTCGTGACCAACGAGCCGTGA
- a CDS encoding Crp/Fnr family transcriptional regulator, with product MPRPAARRHTGNHLLDRLPAAEQAPLLDAATSVTFAPREEVDGLRWEDQPVYFPTSGVYSLLLPMKAENPVEVGVVDSEGMLGIPVVLGMAENPVRAVAQSAGSCLRVPAETFLRVLRADGTVLDALVRRFLAVSWQTANQTIACNLRHNVRERTARWLLSVHDRTGSDEFVVTQEVLSGMIGASRQKVTVVAGELQAAGTIAYQRGKVRVRDRKALEAASCECYRVLRKAYDFLTS from the coding sequence ATGCCCCGACCCGCCGCGCGCCGGCATACCGGCAACCACCTCCTCGACCGCCTCCCCGCCGCCGAGCAGGCGCCGCTGCTGGACGCCGCCACATCTGTTACCTTTGCCCCGCGCGAGGAGGTGGACGGCCTCCGGTGGGAGGACCAGCCGGTGTACTTTCCCACCTCGGGCGTGTACTCGCTGTTGCTGCCGATGAAGGCCGAAAACCCCGTCGAGGTGGGGGTGGTGGACAGCGAGGGGATGCTCGGCATCCCGGTCGTACTCGGCATGGCCGAGAACCCCGTCCGGGCCGTCGCCCAGTCCGCCGGGTCGTGCCTCCGCGTGCCCGCCGAGACGTTCCTCCGGGTGCTGCGGGCCGACGGCACCGTGCTCGACGCCCTGGTCCGCCGCTTCCTCGCCGTCAGCTGGCAGACCGCGAACCAGACGATCGCGTGCAACCTCCGGCACAACGTCCGCGAGCGGACGGCCCGGTGGCTGCTGAGCGTCCACGACCGCACCGGCTCGGACGAGTTCGTGGTGACGCAGGAGGTGCTGAGCGGGATGATCGGTGCCAGCCGGCAGAAGGTGACGGTGGTGGCCGGCGAGTTGCAGGCCGCGGGGACGATCGCGTACCAGCGCGGCAAGGTGCGGGTGCGCGACCGCAAGGCGCTGGAGGCGGCCAGCTGCGAGTGCTACCGGGTGCTCCGCAAGGCCTACGACTTCCTCACGTCGTGA
- a CDS encoding response regulator: protein MGRSVLIADGFADAADSLAELLRLFGHFPYVARSGPEAVELAAAHRPDAAFVSLHLAGLDGYGVARAMAAAGCRPRLLVALTGRGAEADRAAAAAAGFDRHVLKPAEPMELVRLLDGLA, encoded by the coding sequence GTGGGCCGGAGCGTCCTGATCGCCGACGGGTTCGCCGACGCGGCCGACAGCCTCGCCGAACTCCTACGCCTGTTCGGCCACTTCCCGTACGTCGCGCGGAGCGGCCCGGAAGCGGTAGAACTGGCCGCCGCGCACCGGCCGGACGCGGCGTTCGTGTCGCTCCACCTCGCGGGGCTGGACGGGTACGGGGTGGCGCGGGCGATGGCGGCGGCGGGGTGCCGGCCGCGGCTACTGGTGGCACTGACCGGCCGCGGCGCTGAAGCGGACCGGGCGGCGGCGGCCGCGGCCGGCTTCGACCGGCACGTCCTGAAGCCGGCCGAACCGATGGAACTGGTCCGGCTCCTGGACGGCCTCGCTTGA
- a CDS encoding PD40 domain-containing protein — translation MGTTVLLAALLAPAAEPPGPELVLHPSARAGRPDLFLTDPVKGDTKNLTNTPDADEIGPAFGPDGRRVVYLCKTKDHDFEVYACGSDGGNRKQLTKPGAEPSACYYPSWSPDGKRVAYTRLHPGGDKCELRVVTADGETDDVIRDDAVGAAWGPDGRIAFVRRTAGKKQALCVCDADGENLSVLIADIGKVDLPAPAWSPDGGVIACPVETPYGWQLALAPATGGPVRQLTTLPGMNTNPVWVAPDRVMFGHATGPAGGAYGVVKADGTRLDLHPMTKVEPSSPLGRPAVFVPRPERPATNPIRPVTHLEPAPVRAPLQPVFFVPGTVPGSAASVAWSADGTQVAVGLQAGPVAVGSFDGKRFTPTAPLLGHGGSVTGLLFTPDGTGVISAGGDKTVRTWDIAKKGTTAIESDVTAECESVAASADGKWLVTGHRDGTLKVRELGGEARTIRVCEPKRGAVLGTAVTADGKQAFAGCGRWELPMLHGCVAAFDPTTGKEVWRSKGCGGVMALAVSPDGKKLAGACLDTFVRVWDATTGAELAAWKGHTDRCTGVTWARGELVVSCGLDHTVRVWDAATGANVQTVAAHVGPALRVAASPDGRHVASTGAQGAVFFWRLD, via the coding sequence ATGGGGACTACCGTCCTGCTGGCCGCGCTGCTCGCCCCCGCCGCTGAACCGCCCGGGCCGGAACTGGTGCTGCACCCGTCGGCCCGTGCCGGGCGGCCGGACCTGTTCCTCACCGACCCGGTCAAGGGCGACACCAAGAACCTCACCAACACGCCCGACGCCGACGAAATCGGCCCCGCGTTCGGCCCGGACGGCCGCCGCGTCGTTTACCTGTGCAAGACGAAGGACCACGACTTCGAGGTCTACGCGTGCGGCAGCGACGGCGGGAACCGCAAGCAACTCACGAAGCCCGGCGCGGAGCCGTCGGCCTGCTACTACCCGAGTTGGTCGCCGGACGGGAAGCGCGTCGCGTACACCCGGCTGCACCCCGGTGGCGATAAGTGCGAACTCCGCGTCGTCACCGCCGACGGTGAGACGGACGACGTCATCCGGGACGACGCCGTCGGCGCCGCGTGGGGGCCGGACGGGCGGATAGCCTTCGTCCGCCGCACGGCCGGCAAGAAGCAGGCGCTCTGCGTCTGCGACGCGGACGGCGAGAACCTGTCGGTGCTGATCGCGGACATCGGCAAGGTCGATCTTCCGGCACCGGCGTGGAGCCCGGACGGCGGCGTGATCGCCTGCCCGGTCGAGACGCCGTACGGCTGGCAGCTCGCGCTCGCCCCGGCGACCGGCGGCCCCGTCCGGCAACTCACGACGCTGCCCGGCATGAACACGAATCCGGTGTGGGTCGCACCGGATCGCGTCATGTTCGGCCACGCGACGGGCCCGGCCGGCGGCGCGTACGGCGTGGTGAAGGCCGACGGCACCCGGCTCGACCTGCACCCGATGACGAAGGTGGAGCCGTCCAGCCCGCTCGGCCGGCCGGCCGTGTTCGTGCCGCGGCCCGAGCGGCCGGCCACGAACCCGATCCGCCCGGTGACGCACCTCGAGCCGGCGCCGGTGAGGGCGCCGTTGCAGCCGGTGTTCTTCGTGCCGGGCACGGTGCCGGGGTCCGCGGCGAGCGTGGCGTGGTCGGCCGACGGCACGCAGGTAGCCGTCGGCCTCCAGGCCGGCCCGGTCGCGGTCGGCAGCTTCGACGGCAAGCGCTTCACCCCGACGGCACCGCTGCTCGGCCACGGCGGTTCAGTGACCGGGCTACTGTTCACGCCGGACGGCACGGGCGTGATCTCGGCCGGCGGCGACAAGACCGTCCGCACCTGGGACATCGCCAAGAAGGGGACCACGGCCATCGAGTCGGACGTGACCGCGGAATGCGAGTCGGTAGCGGCGTCGGCCGACGGCAAGTGGCTCGTGACCGGCCACCGCGACGGCACGCTGAAGGTCCGCGAGTTGGGCGGCGAGGCGCGAACGATCCGGGTGTGCGAGCCGAAGCGCGGCGCCGTTCTGGGAACGGCGGTTACCGCCGACGGGAAGCAGGCCTTCGCCGGCTGCGGCCGGTGGGAGCTGCCGATGCTACACGGCTGCGTCGCGGCCTTCGACCCGACGACGGGCAAGGAAGTGTGGCGGTCGAAGGGCTGCGGCGGGGTGATGGCCCTGGCCGTGTCGCCGGACGGCAAGAAGCTCGCGGGTGCGTGCCTGGACACGTTCGTGCGCGTCTGGGACGCAACGACCGGCGCCGAACTGGCCGCGTGGAAGGGGCACACCGACCGCTGCACCGGCGTCACCTGGGCGCGCGGCGAGTTGGTGGTGTCGTGCGGCCTCGACCACACCGTGCGGGTGTGGGACGCCGCGACCGGCGCGAACGTGCAGACGGTGGCGGCGCACGTCGGCCCGGCGCTGCGGGTTGCGGCGAGCCCCGACGGGCGGCACGTCGCCAGCACCGGCGCCCAGGGGGCGGTGTTCTTCTGGCGGCTCGATTAG
- a CDS encoding EVE domain-containing protein — translation MAFWLFKVEPDCYSYADLARDKKTNWDGVSNAAAQKHLRAVAKGDRVFLYHTGDEKSVVGVMEVTVGPTIDPADEAGKKVYVTVKPVRKLATPVALATIKADPAFAGWDLVRLPRLSVMPVTAEQWARVEELGGEG, via the coding sequence ATGGCGTTCTGGTTGTTCAAGGTCGAACCCGATTGCTACAGTTACGCCGACCTGGCCCGCGACAAGAAAACGAACTGGGACGGCGTGAGCAACGCTGCGGCGCAGAAGCACCTGCGCGCGGTGGCGAAGGGCGACCGCGTCTTCCTGTACCACACCGGCGACGAGAAGAGCGTGGTCGGCGTCATGGAGGTGACCGTCGGGCCGACGATCGACCCGGCCGACGAGGCGGGAAAGAAGGTGTACGTGACCGTGAAGCCGGTCCGGAAGCTCGCGACACCGGTGGCGCTGGCGACGATCAAGGCCGACCCGGCGTTCGCCGGGTGGGACCTGGTGCGGCTGCCGCGACTGTCGGTGATGCCGGTGACGGCCGAGCAGTGGGCGCGGGTCGAGGAACTCGGCGGCGAGGGCTAA
- the dcd gene encoding dCTP deaminase translates to MGVLPDWMIERDVKIVPFAAQQSRPGVISYGVTSYGYDVRVDRKYKVFTNVWGRTVDPKQFDPKSFVDVDADHCIIPPNSFALAETVEYLEIPRDILCVCVGKSTYARCGIIVNVTPLEPEWRGRVTIEISNTTPLPAKIYSGEGIAQIIFLKAAEVCRTSYADKKGKYQDQTGLTLPFVPGSEQG, encoded by the coding sequence ATGGGCGTGCTCCCGGACTGGATGATCGAGCGGGACGTGAAGATCGTGCCGTTCGCGGCCCAGCAGAGCCGCCCCGGGGTAATCTCCTACGGGGTGACGAGCTACGGCTACGACGTGCGCGTGGACCGCAAGTACAAGGTGTTCACGAACGTGTGGGGCCGTACGGTCGACCCGAAGCAGTTCGACCCGAAGTCGTTCGTGGACGTGGACGCCGACCACTGCATCATCCCGCCGAACAGCTTCGCCCTGGCCGAGACGGTGGAGTACCTGGAAATCCCGCGGGACATCCTGTGCGTCTGCGTGGGTAAGAGTACGTACGCCCGGTGCGGCATCATCGTGAACGTGACGCCGCTGGAGCCCGAGTGGCGCGGCCGGGTTACGATCGAGATCAGCAACACGACGCCGCTGCCGGCGAAGATCTACTCCGGCGAGGGGATCGCGCAGATCATCTTCCTGAAGGCGGCGGAGGTGTGCCGCACCAGCTACGCCGACAAGAAGGGGAAGTACCAGGACCAGACCGGGCTGACGCTGCCGTTCGTCCCCGGGTCGGAACAAGGCTGA
- a CDS encoding GNAT family N-acetyltransferase — MTTDVDYAIEPALTAAEFIDVLVRSTLAERRPVDEPDRIAAMLAYADIVVTARVGGRLVGVARAVSDFSYCCYLSDLAVDEAFQRRGIGRELIRRTHAAAGRRTMLILLAAPKARDYYPHIGMAPHDSCWVIRGETAPDLR; from the coding sequence GTGACGACCGACGTGGACTACGCCATCGAACCCGCCCTGACGGCGGCCGAGTTCATCGACGTGCTGGTCCGCTCGACACTGGCCGAACGGCGGCCGGTGGACGAGCCCGACCGCATCGCCGCAATGCTGGCCTACGCCGACATCGTGGTGACCGCCCGCGTCGGCGGGCGGCTCGTCGGGGTGGCGCGGGCGGTGTCCGACTTCAGCTATTGCTGTTACCTGTCGGACCTAGCCGTGGACGAAGCCTTCCAGCGGCGAGGCATCGGCCGCGAGCTGATTCGTCGGACACACGCCGCCGCCGGCCGGCGGACGATGCTCATTCTGCTGGCGGCGCCGAAGGCGCGGGACTACTACCCGCACATCGGGATGGCGCCGCACGACTCGTGCTGGGTCATACGTGGGGAAACCGCTCCCGACCTTCGGTAA
- a CDS encoding FMN-binding negative transcriptional regulator, giving the protein MYVPPHFAETDQDKLHDFINSHSFGLLVSQLGGVPFATHLPFLLDRAAGPCGTLVGHVARGNPHWQDLGGAAALAVFSGPHAYVSPTWYEAEPAVPTWNYLAVHATGRTELIDARDELRDIVRRSVAVYESGMPRPWQFDADSAYVDRLLAGIVGFRLRIGRLEGKWKLNQNHPAERRAKVIRALEAAGGENGLAVAAAMRQMLSAEDQP; this is encoded by the coding sequence ATGTACGTCCCGCCGCACTTCGCCGAAACCGACCAGGACAAGCTCCACGACTTCATCAACTCCCACAGCTTCGGCCTCCTCGTGTCGCAGCTCGGCGGGGTGCCCTTCGCCACTCACCTGCCATTCCTCCTCGACCGTGCCGCCGGCCCGTGCGGCACCCTCGTCGGCCACGTCGCCCGCGGCAACCCCCACTGGCAGGATCTCGGCGGCGCCGCGGCACTGGCCGTCTTCAGCGGCCCGCACGCCTACGTCTCGCCGACGTGGTACGAGGCCGAGCCCGCGGTGCCGACGTGGAACTACCTCGCCGTCCACGCCACCGGCCGGACCGAACTGATCGACGCCCGCGACGAACTGCGCGACATCGTCCGCCGGTCCGTTGCCGTCTACGAGTCGGGCATGCCGCGGCCGTGGCAGTTCGACGCCGACTCGGCTTATGTGGATCGGTTGCTCGCCGGCATCGTGGGCTTCCGGCTGCGGATCGGGCGGCTCGAAGGGAAGTGGAAGTTAAACCAGAACCACCCGGCCGAGCGGCGTGCGAAAGTGATCCGCGCCCTGGAGGCGGCCGGCGGCGAGAACGGTTTGGCGGTCGCGGCGGCGATGCGGCAGATGCTCTCGGCGGAGGACCAACCGTGA
- a CDS encoding glycerophosphodiester phosphodiesterase gives MVRVIPAVLLVLPALAAGPAPTPAVARAAAGVREVIGHQGSCADRPGNTLAGLRRAIEAGAHASEVDVRTTRDGVLVCLHDAEVDKTTDGTGKVAALTPADVRRLDAGTRFDAKFRGERVPTLREVLAAAFGKVGVMLDLKEDGDAYLAQIAAEVRKHGEPKRAVVGVRSVAHATTMRKLLPEARQIGLVPTLDDVRPFAAAGVTVIRLWPRWLSDAGAVARVREAKCELHLGTGGGTPAEVVPLLAHAPESLASDDPTRLVRTLRELRGRRP, from the coding sequence GTGGTCCGCGTCATTCCCGCCGTACTGCTGGTGCTGCCGGCCCTCGCCGCCGGGCCGGCGCCGACTCCCGCCGTGGCCCGTGCCGCGGCCGGCGTGCGCGAGGTGATCGGCCACCAGGGGTCGTGCGCCGACCGGCCCGGTAACACGCTCGCCGGCCTTCGCCGGGCGATCGAGGCGGGGGCGCACGCCTCTGAGGTGGACGTGCGGACCACCCGCGACGGCGTACTCGTCTGCCTTCACGACGCCGAAGTGGATAAGACGACGGACGGCACCGGGAAAGTGGCCGCGCTGACCCCTGCCGACGTGCGTCGGCTCGACGCCGGAACGCGGTTCGACGCCAAATTCCGTGGCGAACGGGTGCCGACGCTCCGCGAGGTGCTGGCGGCGGCGTTCGGCAAAGTCGGCGTGATGCTGGACCTGAAGGAGGACGGCGACGCGTACCTGGCGCAGATCGCCGCGGAGGTCCGGAAGCACGGCGAGCCGAAGCGGGCGGTCGTGGGCGTGCGGTCGGTCGCACACGCGACGACGATGCGGAAGCTGCTCCCCGAGGCGCGGCAGATCGGCCTCGTGCCGACGCTCGACGACGTCCGCCCGTTCGCGGCCGCGGGGGTAACGGTGATCCGCCTGTGGCCGCGGTGGCTGTCGGACGCGGGGGCCGTGGCGCGAGTGCGGGAGGCGAAGTGCGAGCTGCACCTGGGCACTGGCGGCGGCACGCCGGCGGAGGTGGTGCCGCTGCTGGCCCACGCGCCGGAGTCGCTGGCCAGCGACGACCCGACGCGGCTGGTGCGAACACTGCGGGAGCTGCGCGGCCGTCGGCCGTGA
- a CDS encoding HAD family hydrolase encodes MKYLALATDFDGTLAHDGVVDDATLAALRRVRASGRKLVLVSGRELEDFLATFAHAHLFDRLVLENGALLYDPASNRVRPIAAPPPPQLVAELLKRGVPLSAGRSILATVVPHEHAVLAAIRDLGLEWHLVFNKGAVMALPPGVTKATGLAPALEELGIPPGAVVGVGDAENDHAFLQLCGLSAAVANALPAVKATADVVTTGARGAGVIELIDRLLADDLAGVRPNPARHPPGPVATTGA; translated from the coding sequence GTGAAGTACCTGGCCTTGGCGACCGACTTCGACGGCACCCTCGCCCACGACGGCGTCGTGGACGACGCCACCCTCGCCGCCCTCCGCCGTGTCCGCGCCTCGGGCCGCAAGCTCGTCCTCGTGAGCGGCCGCGAGCTGGAGGACTTCCTCGCCACGTTCGCGCACGCCCACCTGTTCGACCGGCTGGTGCTGGAGAACGGCGCCCTGCTGTACGATCCGGCCTCGAACCGCGTCCGCCCGATCGCGGCCCCGCCGCCGCCGCAACTCGTTGCCGAGTTGCTGAAGCGCGGCGTGCCGCTGTCGGCCGGCCGGTCGATCCTTGCCACGGTGGTGCCGCACGAACACGCCGTGCTGGCGGCGATCCGCGACCTGGGGCTGGAGTGGCACCTCGTCTTCAACAAGGGCGCGGTGATGGCCCTGCCGCCGGGCGTGACGAAGGCCACCGGCCTGGCCCCGGCGCTGGAGGAGTTGGGCATTCCACCGGGGGCCGTGGTCGGCGTCGGCGACGCGGAGAACGACCACGCCTTCTTGCAGTTGTGCGGCTTGTCGGCGGCAGTGGCGAACGCCCTGCCGGCGGTGAAGGCCACGGCCGACGTCGTGACCACCGGTGCGCGCGGGGCCGGCGTCATCGAGCTGATCGACCGGCTGCTGGCGGACGACCTGGCGGGCGTACGGCCGAACCCGGCACGGCACCCGCCAGGGCCGGTGGCCACCACCGGGGCGTGA
- a CDS encoding ROK family protein, whose product MNVLVIDVGGSHVKLLATGQPAPRRFESGRTLAPESLVEEVKLRTHDWPYEAVSIGIPGAVGPDGPEVEPGNLGPGWVGFDFAAAFGGPVRVVNDAAMQALGAYTGGRMLFLGLGTGLGSAIVTDHVVMPLELGSLPYGRRRTVADHVGKRGLKYLGEAVWLATVIRVVEHVRDAMKADYVVLGGGNAKRVDPLPPHTRRGGNEDAFAGGFRVWAEDVDPHRCPPEAPWRVVR is encoded by the coding sequence GTGAACGTTCTGGTCATCGACGTGGGCGGGTCGCACGTCAAGCTACTAGCCACAGGTCAGCCGGCGCCGCGCCGGTTCGAATCCGGCCGCACCCTCGCGCCGGAGTCTCTCGTGGAGGAAGTGAAGCTGCGGACGCACGACTGGCCGTACGAGGCGGTGTCGATCGGAATCCCTGGCGCGGTCGGGCCGGACGGCCCGGAGGTGGAACCCGGAAACCTCGGGCCGGGCTGGGTCGGATTCGACTTCGCCGCCGCGTTCGGCGGCCCGGTCCGCGTCGTGAACGACGCCGCCATGCAGGCACTCGGCGCGTACACCGGCGGGCGGATGTTGTTCCTCGGCCTCGGTACTGGGCTCGGTTCGGCGATTGTGACCGACCACGTCGTCATGCCGCTGGAGCTGGGCAGCCTCCCCTACGGCCGGCGGCGGACGGTCGCCGACCACGTCGGGAAGCGCGGCCTCAAGTACCTCGGCGAGGCGGTGTGGCTCGCCACCGTGATCCGCGTGGTGGAGCACGTCCGCGACGCGATGAAGGCGGATTACGTGGTCCTCGGCGGCGGCAACGCGAAGCGCGTGGACCCGCTGCCGCCGCACACCCGCCGCGGCGGCAACGAGGACGCCTTCGCCGGGGGGTTCCGCGTGTGGGCCGAGGACGTGGACCCGCACCGCTGCCCGCCCGAAGCGCCGTGGCGGGTCGTCCGCTGA
- a CDS encoding putative quinol monooxygenase, with product MIHVIATIRLNPGTRAAFLDVFHKLVPLVLAEDGCLAYGPTVDEPTGLAVQELAGEDAVVVVEQWASPDALRAHSAAPHMADYRVAVKDYVRGVSLLVLRPA from the coding sequence GTGATTCACGTGATCGCCACGATTCGCCTCAACCCCGGCACCCGGGCCGCGTTTCTGGATGTGTTTCACAAGCTCGTGCCGCTCGTGCTCGCGGAGGACGGCTGCCTCGCGTACGGCCCCACCGTGGACGAGCCGACCGGCCTGGCCGTGCAGGAACTGGCAGGCGAGGACGCGGTGGTGGTCGTGGAGCAGTGGGCGAGCCCGGACGCGCTGCGGGCGCACAGCGCCGCCCCGCACATGGCGGACTACCGCGTGGCGGTGAAGGACTACGTGCGCGGGGTGTCGCTGCTGGTGCTACGGCCGGCGTAG